In the Dioscorea cayenensis subsp. rotundata cultivar TDr96_F1 unplaced genomic scaffold, TDr96_F1_v2_PseudoChromosome.rev07_lg8_w22 25.fasta BLBR01001667.1, whole genome shotgun sequence genome, one interval contains:
- the LOC120256814 gene encoding uncharacterized protein LOC120256814 has product MVMCLAEARVLSPDPSLDHLLVRNAHRLLLFKKETPPNTNEENMATRAMINKAMGEAKSMAKNVTELKYSEEEEEEQGKRFKSGLEEVIKVGREDMMTNIFSIKGKLMRAELCALVAKYSMKDVGEIVLRMQGLVYVTVSYVASHEMAGAVTSTMHLLGFGTAHGACVWVLLVWRRVVPMALPRQQLGLVQAKVYPVYFKLVAFGVGLAFLSRYSEMDLNLLKEKLPGYNLVAVLLLVLANMLFLEPRVTKLVMKKMKVEKEEGRGGENPETELEKPVVTGATSIKGACCELVPPVEEKDMRSKVDELDNELKRLNKLSAFLNILTLIGLTLHLVHLAHRLQACKCP; this is encoded by the exons ATGGTCATGTGTTTGGCCGAGGCCCGAGTCTTATCCCCCGACCCCAGCCTCGACCACCTTCTTGTCCGCAACGCCCACCGTCTCCTGCTCTTCAAGAAAGAAACTCCTCCAAACACCAACGAGGAGAACATGGCGACAAGAGCTATGATCAACAAAGCCATGGGAGAAGCCAAGTCCATGGCCAAGAATGTAACAGAATTGAAAtatagtgaagaagaagaagaagaacaagggaaAAGATTCAAGTCTGGGTTGGAGGAAGTCATCAAAGTTGGTAGAGAAGATATGATGACAAACATTTTCAGCATCAAAGGGAAGTTAATGAGAGCGGAACTGTGTGCTTTGGTGGCCAAATATTCAATGAAAGATGTGGGCGAGATTGTGCTGAGAATGCAAGGGTTGGTGTACGTGACGGTGAGCTACGTGGCGTCGCATGAGATGGCTGGTGCAGTGACCTCTACCATGCATTTGTTGGGGTTTGGGACCGCGCATGGAGCGTGCGTTTGGGTGTTGCTCGTGTGGAGGCGAGTGGTACCGATGGCGCTGCCGAGACAGCAGTTGGGGCTGGTGCAAGCCAAGGTTTATCCGGTGTATTTCAAGCTGGTGGCGTTTGGTGTTGGGCTTGCCTTCTTGTCACGTTACTCTGAAATGGATCTAAATCTATTGAAGGAGAAGTTACCAGGATATAACTTGGTTGCTGTGCTTCTGTTGGTCCTTGCCAACATGCTCTTCCTTGAACCTAGAGTCACTAAG ttggtgatgaagaagatgaaggtggAGAAAGAGGAAGGGAGAGGAGGAGAGAATCCAGAGACTGAGTTGGAGAAGCCAGTGGTGACTGGGGCTACTTCCATTAAGGGTGCTTGCTGTGAGTTAGTGCCTCCAGTTGAGGAAAAGGATATGAGGAGTAAGGTGGACGAGCTGGACAATGAGCTGAAGAGACTCAATAAACTTTCTGCGTTTCTTAATATACTTACTCTCATAGGTCTCACCTTGCACCTGGTGCATTTGGCTCACCGCTTGCAGGCTTGCAAATGCCCCTGA
- the LOC120256844 gene encoding transmembrane 9 superfamily member 1-like: MMFLRARSLPVFALALLLFAVLCTASESDHKYRSEEPITLWVNKVGPYNNPQETYNYYSLPFCHPSENPAHKWGGLGEVLGGNELIDSHIDIKFGKDVAKGTICTLELDEAKVKQFNDAIDSSYWFEFFIDDLPLWGFVGETDKNDESKRFFFTHKSILIHYNGDQIIQANLTQEGPRILEAGKKVDMTYSVKWVSTNVSFARRFEVYLDHPFFEHQIHWFSIFNSFMMVIFLTGLVSMILMRTLRNDYAKYAREDDDLESLERDVSEESGWKLVHGDVFRPPRSLVVLSAVVGTGAQLAMLVLLVILLAIIGMLYVGRGAIVTTFIVCYALTSFISGYVSGGLYSRNGGKNWIKSMILTASLFPFLCFGIGFVLNTIAIFYRSLAAIPFGTMVVVFIIWAFISFPLALLGTVVGRNWSGSPNNPCRVKTIPRPIPEKKWYLTPSIVSLMGGLLPFGSIFIEMYFVFTSFWNYKVYYVYGFMLLVFLILIIVTICVTIVGTYFLLNAENYHWQWTSFFSAASTALYVFLYSIYYFYLKTKMSGFFQTSFYFGYTLMFCLGLGILCGAVGYLGSTLFVRRIYRNIKCD, from the exons ATGATGTTCCTTCGCGCTCGATCTCTTCCTGTCTTCGctcttgctcttcttctctttgCCGTCCTTTGTACCGCTTCGGAATCCGATCACAAG TATCGCAGCGAAGAACCTATTACTCTCTGGGTCAACAAGGTTGGTCCTTATAATAATCCTCAGGAGACATACAACTATTACAGCCTTCCATTTTGCCATCCATCTGAGAACCCGGCACATAAGTGGGGTGGGCTTGGGGAGGTTCTTGGTGGAAATGAGCTTATTGACAGCCACATTGATATAAAATTTGGGA AGGATGTTGCGAAGGGAACTATTTGTACTCTAGAGCTTGATGAGGCAAAGGTGAAGCAGTTCAATGATGCTATTGACAGTTCATATTGGTTTGAATTCTTCATTG ACGATTTGCCTTTATGGG GTTTTGTTGGGGAGActgataaaaatgatgaaagtaAGCGTTTCTTTTTTACTCACAAGAGTATTCTCATCCACTACAATGGCGATCAG ATTATCCAAGCCAATCTCACTCAAGAAGGTCCTAGGATCCTGGAGGCTGGCAAAAAGGTAGACATGACTTATTCAGTTAAATGGGTCTCAACAAATGTGTCATTTGCTCGCCGTTTTGAGGTGTACCTGGATCATCCCTTCTTTGAACACCAG ATTCACTGGTTTTCCATTTTCAATTCATTCATGATGGTTATTTTCCTCACTGGTCTAGTATCCATGATATTGATGCGAACTCTTAGGAATGATTATGCCAAATATGCTCGTGAAGACGATGATCTGGAGAGTTTG GAAAGAGACGTCAGTGAAGAGTCTGGGTGGAAGCTTGTCCATGGGGATGTTTTCCGGCCCCCTCGCAGTTTAGTGGTTCTTTCTGCTGTTGTGGGAACTGGTGCACAGCTGGCAATGCTTGTTCTCCTTGTTATCTTATTGGCAATCATTGGGATGCTGTATGTTGG GCGGGGAGCTATTGTCACCACATTCATAGTTTGCTATGCGCTTACTTCATTCATTTCGGGTTATGTTAGTGGCGGGCTTTATTCACGGAATGGTG GTAAAAACTGGATAAAGTCGATGATACTTACAGCATCATTATTCCCATTTCTGTGCTTTGGAATTGGCTTTGTACTCAATACAATTGCTATCTTCTATCGGTCACTTGCGGCTATTCCTTTTGGGACTATGGTGGTTGTGTTCATCATTTGGGCATTTATCTCATTTCCCCTAGCACTTTTGGGAACTGTTGTGGGCAGGAATTGGAGCGGTTCCCCAAATAATCCATGCCGTGTGAAGACTATCCCTCGACCTATCCCTGAGAAGAAATGGTACCTTACACCGTCGATTGTTTCACTCATGGGAGGTTTGCTCCCCTTCGGCAGCATTTTTATTGAAATGTACTTTGTTTTCACATCCTTCTGGAATTACAAG GTGTATTATGTCTATGGCTTTATGTTACTGGTTTTTCTGATCCTCATAATCGTCACCATCTGTGTGACCATCGTTGGCACTTATTTCTTGTTAAATGCGGAGAACTACCATTGGCAATGGACTTCATTTTTCTCTGCCGCTTCAACAGCTCTCTACGTGTTCCTGTATTCCATATACTACTTCTATCTGAAGACAAAGATGTCTGGATTTTTCCAGACCAGTTTCTACTTTGGCTACACCTTGATGTTTTGTCTGGGTTTGGGCATTCTTTGTG GTGCCGTTGGCTATCTAGGCTCAACCTTGTTCGTGAGAAGAATTTACAGAAACATCAAATGTGACTAA
- the LOC120256848 gene encoding FT-interacting protein 4-like: MKLAVNVIEASDLMPKDKHGSSSPFVEVYFDNQHHRTQTIPKNLNPSWQETLLFNISDPSNLSNHSIDVSVHHHGHHRDYFLGRVRISASSISPSLSSTNAPVLRYPLEKRGLFSHIRGDIALRLYVLAADHETKFEEGDGGAPKVKEQRVFYSVGREEQRQHGNGKQVEQHGVTVMRMQAPMARPQAEFGLVETRPPLAARLGYHGRDKIASTYDLVEQMHYLYVNVVKARDLPAMDITGSLDPYVEVKLGNYKGITKHIEKNQSPVWHQVFAFSKERLQADKVEVLVKDKDVGKDDFVGRVVFDLNEVPMRVPPDSPLAPQWYRLEDRAGDHKRNRGEIMLAVWMGTQADEAFPDAWHSDAHSISLDGLAHTRSKVYFSPKLYYLRVLAIEAQDLVPFDKGRVPDVCLRIQLGNQLRRTRPASTGRSLNPAWNEEFLFVVAEPFDEPIVFTVEDHVGPNKDEPLGRLVLPVHAAAPRTDKLVDTKWFNLVKSSSGDAEKETKFSSKIHLRLSLDIGYHVLDESTHYSSDLQPSSRFLRKPSIGMLELGILSAKNLMPMKSKDELLTDAYCVVKYGPKWVRTRTILNSLAPRWNEQYTWEVFDPCTVITVAVFDNCHVHGSNNAKDQRIGKVRIRLSTLETDRIYTHYYPLLVLQPSGLKKTGELHMAVRFTCTAWVNMVTLYSKPLLPKMHYLQPIPVLQADYLRHNAMQIVAARLARAEPPLQRESVEYMLDVDSHMWSLRRSKANFYRITSLLSGFAAIGKWFDALRYWKNPMTTILVHILFLILVCYPELILPTIFLYLFMIGIWNYRYRPRHPPHMDTKLSHAEWTNLDELDEEFDTFPTSRNPDIVRARYDRLRSVAGRVQTVVGDMATQGERAQALLSWRDPRATGIFIMVALACALFLYVAPFQIVAMLAGLYLLRHPKFRTKMPSVPFNFYRRLPAKSDMLL, from the coding sequence ATGAAGCTAGCTGTGAATGTAATAGAAGCAAGTGATCTCATGCCCAAAGACAAGCACGGCTCATCAAGCCCCTTCGTCGAAGTATACTTCGATAACCAGCACCACCGCACTCAAACCATCCCCAAAAACCTCAACCCATCTTGGCAAGAGACCCTTCTCTTCAACATCTCCGACCCTTCCAACCTCTCCAACCACTCCATCGACGTCTCCGTCCACCACCACGGCCACCACCGCGACTACTTCTTAGGCCGTGTCCGCATCTCCGCAAGCTCCATCTCCCCCTCCCTCTCCTCCACCAACGCTCCTGTCCTCCGCTACCCACTCGAAAAGCGCGGCCTTTTCTCTCACATCCGCGGCGACATTGCTCTCCGTCTCTACGTTCTTGCAGCTGATCATGAAACTAAatttgaagaaggagatggtgGAGCTCCAAAGGTGAAGGAACAGAGAGTTTTCTATTCAGTTGGGAGAGAAGAGCAACGTCAACATGGCAATGGCAAGCAAGTAGAACAACATGGAGTCACAGTGATGCGAATGCAAGCACCCATGGCTCGGCCACAGGCCGAGTTCGGTCTCGTTGAGACACGACCACCACTCGCTGCTAGACTTGGGTACCACGGCCGGGATAAGATAGCAAGCACGTATGATCTTGTTGAACAGATGCATTACCTCTACGTGAATGTAGTGAAGGCGCGTGATCTCCCGGCCATGGATATTACTGGGAGTCTTGACCCTTATGTTGAAGTGAAGCTTGGAAACTATAAAGGCATTACTAAACATATTGAGAAGAACCAGAGTCCTGTGTGGCATCAAGTGTTTGCTTTCTCTAAAGAGAGACTTCAAGCTGATAAAGTTGAGGTTTTGGTTAAGGATAAGGATGTTGGGAAGGATGACTTTGTTGGGAGAGTTGTGTTTGATCTCAATGAAGTTCCAATGCGTGTGCCGCCGGATAGTCCATTGGCGCCACAGTGGTATAGGTTGGAGGATAGAGCTGGGGATCATAAGAGGAACAGAGGTGAGATTATGCTTGCTGTTTGGATGGGTACTCAGGCTGATGAAGCTTTCCCTGATGCTTGGCACTCGGATGCACACTCTATTAGTTTGGATGGCCTTGCGCACACGCGCTCCAAAGTGTACTTCTCGCCCAAGCTCTATTACCTTCGTGTTTTAGCCATTGAGGCTCAAGACTTGGTGCCTTTTGATAAGGGTCGTGTTCCTGATGTTTGTTTGAGAATTCAGCTCGGTAACCAGCTTCGCCGCACTCGGCCGGCCTCGACCGGGCGCTCACTCAACCCGGCCTGGAACGAGGAGTTCTTGTTTGTTGTTGCCGAGCCGTTTGATGAACCGATTGTGTTCACGGTCGAAGACCATGTTGGCCCGAACAAGGATGAGCCACTCGGCCGCCTTGTTCTGCCTGTGCATGCGGCTGCTCCGCGTACTGATAAGCTCGTGGACACTAAATGGTTCAATCTTGTTAAATCATCATCAGGTGATGCTGAAAAAGAAACTAAATTTTCCAGCAAGATTCATCTCCGGCTATCTCTCGACATCGGGTATCATGTGCTTGATGAATCAACACATTACAGCAGTGATCTTCAACCTTCTTCAAGGTTCTTGAGAAAACCCAGCATTGGCATGTTAGAGCTAGGCATTCTCAGTGCCAAGAACCTCATGCCAATGAAATCCAAAGATGAGCTTCTCACTGATGCATATTGTGTCGTTAAGTACGGCCCCAAATGGGTTCGCACTCGCACAATCCTCAACTCGCTTGCACCGCGCTGGAATGAGCAGTACACTTGGGAAGTGTTCGACCCGTGCACGGTCATCACCGTTGCGGTGTTCGACAATTGCCATGTTCATGGTAGCAACAATGCTAAGGATCAAAGGATTGGCAAAGTTAGAATTCGTCTTTCCACCTTGGAAACTGACCGAATTTACACACATTACTATCCCCTGCTCGTCCTCCAACCCTCTGGCCTTAAGAAGACTGGAGAACTTCACATGGCCGTGCGCTTCACTTGCACTGCTTGGGTGAACATGGTGACTCTCTATTCGAAACCTTTGCTTCCTAAGATGCATTACCTCCAACCGATACCGGTTCTTCAAGCAGACTATCTCCGGCACAATGCTATGCAAATTGTCGCGGCAAGACTAGCTAGAGCAGAGCCACCGTTGCAAAGAGAGTCTGTTGAGTACATGCTTGATGTTGATTCTCATATGTGGAGTTTGAGGAGAAGCAAGGCAAATTTCTATAGGATAACATCTTTGCTCTCTGGTTTTGCGGCAATTGGCAAGTGGTTTGATGCCCTTCGGTATTGGAAGAACCCCATGACGACAATTCTTGTTCATATATTGTTCTTGATACTTGTTTGCTATCCGGAGCTGATACTCCCAACCATCTTTCTCTACTTATTCATGATCGGCATTTGGAATTATCGATACAGGCCACGCCACCCGCCTCACATGGACACAAAGCTCTCGCACGCTGAATGGACAAACCTGGATGAGCTAGACGAAGAGTTCGATACATTTCCGACCAGTAGAAATCCCGATATAGTTCGAGCAAGGTATGATAGGTTGAGGAGTGTTGCCGGAAGGGTGCAGACAGTGGTGGGGGATATGGCTACACAGGGTGAGAGGGCACAAGCATTGTTAAGTTGGCGAGATCCAAGAGCAACAGGGATATTCATAATGGTTGCATTGGCTTGTGCTTTGTTCCTCTATGTGGCACCATTTCAGATTGTTGCAATGCTTGCAGGGTTGTATCTATTGCGTCACCCCAAGTTTAGGACCAAAATGCCTTCAGTGCCTTTCAATTTCTACAGGAGATTGCCAGCCAAGTCTGATATGCTTCTCTGA